A window of Phycobacter azelaicus contains these coding sequences:
- a CDS encoding TRAP transporter small permease, which translates to MAGQSSARIANTGNNTFLRAVAALSTLAGWCSAAMIVAAVAITCQMIVVRFVLNGSTVWQTEAVIYLVIAATLVGLPYVQRLRGHVNVDLIPISLPPRARFTLAIVTSILSIGIMAIMLWYGFEYWHFAWERGWRSDTVWGVRLWIPYLAIPVGFALFLLQLIADLVALLTGADKPFGLEI; encoded by the coding sequence ATGGCAGGACAAAGCTCGGCCAGGATCGCAAACACCGGGAACAATACGTTCCTGCGGGCCGTTGCGGCCCTCTCGACCCTCGCAGGCTGGTGCTCAGCCGCCATGATTGTCGCCGCCGTGGCCATCACTTGTCAGATGATCGTGGTCCGCTTTGTGCTGAACGGCTCGACCGTTTGGCAGACCGAAGCGGTGATCTACCTGGTGATCGCGGCAACCCTTGTGGGGCTTCCATACGTGCAACGGCTGCGCGGACATGTGAATGTTGACCTGATCCCGATCTCGCTGCCGCCGCGTGCACGGTTCACGCTCGCCATTGTCACGTCGATCCTGTCCATCGGCATCATGGCGATCATGCTGTGGTACGGGTTCGAATACTGGCATTTCGCTTGGGAGCGCGGCTGGCGCTCTGACACGGTCTGGGGCGTACGGCTCTGGATCCCCTACCTCGCAATTCCCGTCGGCTTTGCCCTGTTCCTGCTGCAGCTGATTGCCGACCTCGTGGCCCTTTTGACTGGCGCCGACAAACCCTTCGGCCTGGAGATCTGA
- the dctP gene encoding TRAP transporter substrate-binding protein DctP, with translation MKTMLKAAVAAAALLSSAALANATELRLSHQWSNKDIRHQVAQIVADEVAAAGVDLEIKIFGSKSLFKPREQYKPLSRGQLDMTVLPLSYAGGQQPAYNLTLMPGLVKNHDHAARLSNSPFMEALEAKMAEDDVMVLVHGYLAGGFAGKDKCITSPADIEGLQTRAAGKSFEQMLAGAGASIASMASSEIYNAMQTGVLQAANTSSSSFVSYRIYEQVSCYTPAGDVALWFMYQPLLMNKSTFDGLSEAQQNALLAAAEKAEAYYLEEAKKQDAASAKVFSDAGVEIAQMSADDFEAWRKLAMETSYKKFVDEVPDGQALLDLALAVE, from the coding sequence ATGAAAACCATGCTGAAAGCCGCGGTCGCCGCCGCGGCGCTTCTGTCGTCGGCCGCTCTGGCCAATGCCACCGAGCTGCGCCTGTCGCATCAGTGGTCGAACAAGGACATCCGCCATCAGGTGGCACAGATCGTCGCGGATGAGGTCGCCGCCGCCGGTGTCGATCTGGAGATCAAGATCTTCGGATCGAAATCCCTGTTCAAACCGCGTGAGCAGTATAAGCCGCTCAGCCGGGGCCAGCTGGACATGACCGTCCTGCCGCTCAGCTATGCCGGTGGTCAGCAGCCCGCCTATAACCTGACGCTGATGCCCGGCCTCGTGAAGAACCACGACCACGCCGCGCGGCTCAGCAACTCTCCCTTCATGGAGGCGCTTGAGGCCAAGATGGCCGAAGACGACGTGATGGTTCTGGTGCATGGCTACCTGGCCGGTGGCTTTGCCGGCAAGGACAAGTGTATCACCAGCCCCGCCGATATCGAAGGGCTGCAGACCCGCGCAGCCGGCAAGTCGTTCGAACAAATGCTGGCGGGCGCTGGCGCCTCCATCGCCTCGATGGCATCGTCCGAGATCTACAATGCCATGCAGACCGGCGTTCTGCAGGCCGCGAACACCTCGTCCTCGTCCTTTGTCTCTTACCGGATCTACGAGCAGGTCAGCTGCTACACCCCGGCGGGCGATGTGGCGCTGTGGTTCATGTATCAGCCTCTCTTGATGAACAAATCCACCTTTGACGGCCTCAGCGAAGCCCAGCAGAACGCGCTGCTGGCCGCCGCCGAAAAGGCCGAAGCCTACTACCTGGAAGAAGCCAAGAAACAGGATGCCGCCTCAGCCAAGGTGTTCTCCGACGCAGGCGTGGAAATCGCCCAGATGAGCGCGGATGATTTTGAAGCCTGGCGCAAGCTGGCCATGGAAACCTCCTACAAGAAATTCGTGGATGAGGTTCCGGACGGGCAGGCGCTGCTCGATCTGGCGCTCGCTGTCGAGTGA
- a CDS encoding GntR family transcriptional regulator, with translation MGQRRADTIAEELEERIFDGTFSDGDRLDEVRLAQQFGVSRTPLREAFQRLALSGLVELIPRRGAFVRQPGPVELMEMFEVMAELEAVCGRLAGKRISDRALAELNDANAKCHAALEAQNSDAYYVENERFHHILYRESGNSFLQQEACKLHKRLKPFRRQQLRFRGRLAQSMAEHEAVVEALTNGDGEAAAAVLREHVAVQGEKFHTLMASLRSAAE, from the coding sequence ATGGGGCAACGTCGTGCAGATACCATTGCGGAAGAGCTGGAAGAGCGGATCTTTGACGGGACGTTCTCGGACGGTGACCGGCTGGACGAAGTGCGGCTTGCGCAGCAGTTTGGGGTGTCCCGCACTCCGCTTCGCGAGGCATTTCAACGGCTTGCGCTGTCTGGCCTGGTCGAATTGATCCCACGCCGGGGCGCTTTCGTGCGCCAGCCGGGACCGGTGGAGCTGATGGAGATGTTCGAGGTCATGGCCGAACTGGAGGCAGTTTGCGGACGGCTTGCGGGCAAGCGGATCTCGGACAGGGCCCTGGCCGAGCTGAACGATGCCAATGCCAAATGCCACGCAGCACTGGAAGCGCAGAACAGCGATGCGTATTACGTGGAAAACGAGCGTTTCCACCACATTCTCTACCGCGAATCCGGCAACAGTTTCCTGCAGCAGGAAGCCTGCAAGCTGCACAAGCGGCTGAAGCCCTTTCGCCGCCAGCAACTCCGGTTCCGTGGGCGGCTGGCGCAGTCCATGGCCGAGCATGAGGCGGTCGTCGAGGCCTTGACCAATGGTGACGGCGAGGCAGCGGCCGCCGTGCTGCGCGAACATGTGGCCGTGCAGGGCGAAAAGTTCCACACCCTGATGGCCAGCCTCAGAAGCGCGGCGGAGTAA
- the speB gene encoding agmatinase — translation MSKHGYDSGRLNLPFVGICTFGKYPYVEDWNAIDADAAVLGAPFDFGAQWRSGARMGPRAIREASTLFSFGHAGAYDFEDDVTYLDPEKVSIVDLGDADIIHTDTMQSHANIEYGVRKILEAGALPVVLGGDHSVNIPCINAFDDQDPIHVVQIDAHLDFVDERHGVRYGHGNPMRRAAEKPYVTGLTQIGIRNVSSTAKDGYDAARAMGSDIQSVRHVRKMGTEALIARIPQGERYYLTIDIDAFDPSIAPGTGTPSHGGFLYYEVLEFIDALAQHGDIVGLDLVEVAPDYDTTGCTSILAAQLLMNTIGRILHHRD, via the coding sequence ATGAGCAAACACGGTTATGACAGCGGGCGGCTGAACCTGCCCTTCGTCGGCATCTGCACCTTTGGCAAATATCCTTACGTGGAGGATTGGAACGCCATCGATGCCGATGCCGCCGTACTTGGCGCGCCGTTTGATTTTGGTGCCCAGTGGCGGTCCGGCGCGCGCATGGGGCCGCGCGCCATTCGCGAGGCCTCGACCCTGTTCAGCTTTGGCCATGCAGGCGCCTATGATTTCGAGGATGACGTCACCTATTTGGACCCTGAAAAGGTCAGCATCGTGGATCTTGGGGATGCCGACATCATCCACACTGACACGATGCAGAGCCACGCCAATATCGAATACGGCGTGCGCAAGATCCTTGAGGCAGGCGCCCTGCCGGTGGTCTTGGGCGGCGATCACTCGGTCAATATTCCCTGCATCAATGCCTTTGACGATCAGGACCCAATCCATGTGGTGCAGATCGACGCCCATCTCGATTTCGTGGATGAACGCCACGGGGTGCGCTATGGCCATGGCAACCCGATGCGCCGGGCCGCCGAAAAACCTTATGTCACCGGGCTGACCCAGATCGGCATCCGCAATGTATCTTCCACCGCCAAGGACGGTTATGACGCCGCCCGTGCCATGGGATCGGACATCCAGTCGGTCCGTCATGTGCGCAAGATGGGGACCGAGGCGCTGATTGCCCGCATCCCGCAAGGAGAGCGCTATTACCTGACCATCGACATCGATGCCTTTGACCCTTCGATCGCGCCAGGAACCGGCACGCCCAGCCACGGCGGGTTCCTCTACTACGAGGTATTGGAGTTCATAGATGCCCTCGCTCAGCACGGCGATATCGTCGGCCTTGATCTGGTGGAGGTCGCGCCGGACTACGACACGACGGGCTGCACTTCGATCCTTGCCGCACAGCTGTTGATGAACACCATCGGACGCATCCTGCATCACCGCGACTAG
- the maiA gene encoding maleylacetoacetate isomerase, translated as MTDVVLFDYWRSSASYRLRIALNLAGIAYQSIPVDLVKGEQRSPEHLARNPQGFVPVLEIDGLRLTQSLAILDYLDQTRHLNLLPKDPAKRAQAQALAQSIAVDIHPVCNLAVARHATRLSGGREDMPKAWMQHFIRPGLQAFETLLAGFEQAPYCTGDTPGLADICLMPQIYNARRWEADISDMPRLSAVEDACAQHPAFAAAHPEAVQPTA; from the coding sequence ATGACGGATGTGGTTCTTTTTGATTACTGGCGCTCTTCGGCCAGCTACCGGCTGCGCATTGCGCTGAACCTTGCCGGGATCGCCTACCAGTCCATCCCCGTGGATCTGGTGAAGGGAGAGCAACGCAGCCCCGAACATCTGGCGCGCAACCCGCAGGGTTTCGTGCCGGTGTTGGAGATTGACGGGCTGCGGCTGACGCAATCCTTGGCGATCCTCGACTACCTCGATCAGACCCGGCATCTGAACCTTTTGCCGAAAGACCCGGCAAAGCGCGCACAGGCGCAGGCGCTGGCGCAATCCATCGCGGTGGACATTCATCCGGTCTGCAACCTGGCCGTTGCCCGCCACGCCACGCGGCTGAGCGGCGGGCGTGAGGATATGCCAAAGGCCTGGATGCAGCATTTCATCCGCCCCGGCCTGCAGGCCTTTGAAACCCTGCTGGCAGGGTTCGAACAAGCCCCCTATTGCACCGGCGACACCCCCGGGCTGGCCGATATCTGCCTCATGCCGCAAATCTACAACGCGCGCCGCTGGGAGGCGGATATCTCCGACATGCCGCGTCTATCGGCAGTGGAGGACGCCTGCGCCCAGCATCCCGCCTTTGCCGCCGCCCACCCGGAAGCGGTGCAACCCACCGCTTGA
- a CDS encoding VOC family protein, with protein sequence MKIEKIHHVAYRCKDAKETVEWYNKMLKMDFVLAIAEDHVPSTHEPDPYMHVFMDAGDGNVLAFFELPTKPEMGRDLNTPEWVQHIAFKVKDRATLIEFKEHLEANGVEVLGVTDHSIFHSIYFFDPNGHRVELACPDPEEDALLKKLDAVKWEMLEEWSKTKKAPQHADWLHAKELNKA encoded by the coding sequence GTGAAAATCGAGAAAATCCACCACGTCGCCTACCGCTGCAAGGACGCCAAGGAAACGGTGGAGTGGTACAACAAGATGCTGAAGATGGACTTTGTCCTGGCCATTGCCGAGGATCACGTGCCATCCACCCATGAACCCGACCCTTACATGCATGTCTTCATGGATGCAGGCGACGGCAATGTTCTGGCGTTTTTCGAACTGCCCACCAAGCCCGAGATGGGCCGCGATCTGAACACGCCGGAATGGGTGCAGCACATCGCCTTCAAGGTGAAGGACCGCGCGACCCTGATCGAATTCAAAGAGCACCTCGAGGCCAACGGGGTCGAGGTGCTGGGCGTTACCGACCATTCGATCTTCCACTCGATCTATTTCTTCGACCCCAATGGCCACCGTGTGGAACTCGCCTGCCCCGACCCGGAAGAAGACGCGCTACTGAAAAAGCTGGACGCGGTGAAGTGGGAAATGCTGGAGGAATGGTCCAAGACCAAGAAGGCCCCACAGCACGCGGACTGGCTGCACGCCAAGGAATTGAACAAGGCCTGA
- a CDS encoding DUF2783 domain-containing protein, producing the protein MSEQLILTPNIDGADDFYADLLATHEGLTKAESDALNARLVLVLSNHIGKRAILKQALAAAALQPSEESK; encoded by the coding sequence ATGTCCGAGCAACTGATCCTGACCCCGAACATCGACGGCGCAGATGATTTCTACGCTGATCTTCTGGCCACCCACGAAGGCCTCACCAAGGCCGAGAGCGACGCGCTCAATGCGCGGCTGGTTCTGGTCCTGTCCAACCACATCGGGAAACGCGCAATCCTGAAACAGGCGCTGGCTGCCGCCGCGCTTCAGCCCTCGGAGGAGAGCAAGTGA
- a CDS encoding FAD-dependent oxidoreductase: MNKIFEVPLYPYERHADQDAPAPVRRKVVIIGAGPVGLAAAIDLAQQGVEAVVLDDNDKVSFGSRAICFAKRPLEILDRLGCGQPMVDKGVQWNLGKVFFDDRQVYDFNLLPEEGHQRPAFINLQQYYFEEYLVNRVKELQAEGAPIEIRGRNKVSAIGTHPDHVTLEIDTPEGSYNIEADWLIACDGAGSPTRTMLGLDFVGRVFEDNFLIADVIMDADFPTERWFWFDPPFNKGQSALLHKQPDGVWRIDLQLGWDIDKEREKRPENVIPRLKEMLGEDVKFELEWVSIYTFQCRRMEKFRHGRVIFAGDAAHQVSPFGARGANSGLQDTDNLCWKLKLVMEGKAPESLLDSYDQERIYGADENILNSSRSTDFITPKSEMSRVLRDAVLDLSEHHEFARPLVNSGRLSVPCTYDGSHLNSADALQDGPARTRPGSPCPDAPLGEEFLLPKLADKFTLLTIDADAPDVIEEDGIEVTRLALSIKDDRTMALKERYLGDNDSGVYLIRPDQHVAARRATYDDNQFRAAIRRAVGKE; encoded by the coding sequence ATGAACAAGATCTTTGAAGTGCCCCTGTACCCGTATGAACGCCATGCGGATCAGGACGCCCCGGCGCCGGTGCGGCGCAAGGTGGTGATCATTGGCGCAGGCCCCGTTGGCCTGGCTGCCGCCATCGATCTGGCCCAGCAGGGGGTTGAGGCCGTGGTGCTGGATGACAACGACAAGGTCAGCTTTGGCTCTCGCGCGATCTGTTTCGCCAAGCGCCCACTGGAGATCCTCGACCGCCTTGGCTGCGGTCAGCCGATGGTCGACAAGGGGGTACAGTGGAACCTCGGCAAGGTCTTCTTTGATGACCGTCAGGTCTATGACTTCAACCTGCTGCCCGAAGAGGGCCACCAGCGCCCGGCCTTCATCAACCTGCAGCAGTACTACTTCGAAGAATACCTGGTGAACCGGGTCAAGGAGCTGCAAGCGGAAGGCGCCCCGATTGAGATCCGCGGCCGCAACAAGGTCTCTGCCATCGGCACCCACCCCGATCACGTGACCTTGGAAATCGACACACCCGAAGGGTCTTACAACATCGAAGCCGACTGGCTGATCGCCTGCGATGGCGCAGGCTCGCCGACCCGTACCATGCTGGGGCTGGATTTTGTCGGCCGCGTCTTTGAAGACAACTTCCTGATCGCCGATGTGATCATGGATGCCGATTTCCCCACCGAACGCTGGTTCTGGTTCGACCCGCCCTTCAACAAGGGGCAGTCGGCGCTACTGCACAAGCAGCCCGACGGCGTCTGGCGCATCGACCTGCAACTGGGCTGGGACATCGACAAGGAGCGTGAAAAGCGCCCCGAGAATGTGATCCCGCGCCTGAAGGAGATGCTGGGGGAGGATGTGAAATTCGAACTCGAATGGGTGTCGATCTACACTTTCCAGTGCCGCCGCATGGAGAAATTCCGCCATGGCCGCGTGATCTTTGCGGGGGATGCCGCACATCAGGTTTCGCCCTTTGGCGCGCGCGGTGCAAACTCGGGCCTGCAGGACACCGACAACCTGTGCTGGAAGCTGAAATTGGTGATGGAAGGCAAGGCGCCCGAAAGCCTGCTTGATAGTTACGACCAGGAGCGCATTTACGGCGCCGATGAGAATATCCTCAATTCCAGCCGTTCCACCGATTTCATCACGCCGAAATCGGAAATGTCCCGCGTGTTGCGCGATGCGGTGCTGGACCTCAGCGAACATCACGAATTTGCCCGTCCGCTGGTGAACTCGGGCCGCCTATCGGTGCCCTGCACCTATGACGGCTCGCACCTCAACTCCGCCGATGCGCTGCAGGATGGGCCCGCTCGGACACGCCCCGGCTCCCCCTGCCCCGATGCGCCTTTGGGGGAGGAGTTCCTGCTGCCGAAACTGGCGGACAAGTTCACCCTGCTGACCATCGACGCCGACGCGCCCGATGTGATCGAGGAAGACGGTATTGAGGTCACGCGCCTGGCGCTGTCCATCAAGGACGACAGGACGATGGCACTGAAGGAACGCTACCTTGGCGATAACGACAGCGGCGTTTACCTGATCCGCCCTGACCAGCACGTGGCCGCCCGCCGCGCCACCTATGACGACAACCAGTTCCGCGCCGCCATCCGCCGCGCCGTGGGCAAGGAGTAA
- a CDS encoding MBL fold metallo-hydrolase, with the protein MAKAFASQGDMTEKKISFTEVGEGLYAFTAEGDPNSGVIIGDDSVMIVEAQATPRLANKVIECVRSVTDKPITHVALTHYHAVRVLGASAFGAQQIIMGDTARAMVVERGQEDWDSEFQRFPRLFEGHESIPGLTYPTTTFSDDMTVYLGNRRVDLMHLGRAHTAGDIVIHVPDQNVMFTGDIVEYHSACYCGDGHFSDWGDTLDAIKSFDVDAIAPGRGDALVGKEMVNAAIENTRDFVESTYRPAARVAARNGTLKEAWDAVRAECDPKFKDYAIYEHCLPFNVARAYDEARGIDTPRIWTAQRDLEMWDALQG; encoded by the coding sequence ATGGCAAAGGCATTCGCGTCGCAAGGCGACATGACGGAAAAGAAGATCAGCTTCACCGAGGTGGGCGAAGGGCTTTACGCCTTCACTGCCGAGGGTGATCCGAACTCGGGCGTGATCATCGGCGATGACTCGGTGATGATCGTGGAGGCGCAGGCCACCCCGCGTCTGGCGAACAAGGTGATCGAATGCGTGCGGTCCGTGACCGACAAGCCGATCACCCATGTGGCGCTGACCCACTATCACGCGGTCCGGGTTCTGGGCGCTTCGGCCTTTGGCGCGCAGCAGATCATCATGGGCGATACCGCCCGCGCCATGGTCGTGGAACGCGGCCAAGAAGACTGGGACAGTGAATTCCAGCGCTTCCCGCGGCTGTTCGAAGGCCACGAAAGCATTCCGGGCCTGACCTACCCCACCACCACATTTTCCGACGACATGACCGTCTATCTCGGCAACCGCCGCGTTGACCTGATGCATCTGGGCCGCGCTCATACCGCAGGCGACATCGTGATCCATGTGCCGGATCAGAACGTCATGTTCACCGGCGACATCGTGGAATACCACTCGGCCTGCTATTGCGGCGACGGTCACTTCAGCGACTGGGGTGACACGCTCGATGCGATCAAATCCTTCGACGTGGACGCCATTGCTCCCGGTCGGGGCGACGCGCTGGTCGGCAAGGAGATGGTCAACGCCGCCATCGAGAACACCCGCGATTTCGTGGAAAGCACCTATCGCCCCGCCGCTCGCGTGGCCGCCCGCAACGGCACCCTGAAAGAGGCCTGGGATGCGGTGCGCGCAGAGTGCGATCCGAAGTTCAAGGACTACGCGATCTACGAGCACTGCCTGCCCTTCAACGTCGCCCGCGCCTATGACGAGGCCCGCGGCATCGACACCCCCCGCATCTGGACCGCACAGCGCGATCTGGAAATGTGGGACGCCCTACAAGGGTAA
- the fahA gene encoding fumarylacetoacetase — MPLLKSWVASANSADTPFPLNNLPYGVFSVGEEDPRCGVAIGDMILDMQAAEEAGLIDLTDYALFEVPFWNDLMEEGPAVWAALRERLIALLSAGSAEQAKVEPLLVPMKDAELHMPMMVSEYTDFYAGKNHAFNVGTMFRGPENALPPNWLHIPIGYNGRASSVVVSGTDVRRPWGQLKGPNDDAPRWAPCARFDIELEMGAIVGTPSEGPITVAEADANIFGYVLLNDWSARDIQAWEYQPLGPFQAKATATTISPWIVTKAALEPFRCDTPEREVELLDHLKDCGPMLYDIDLEVTMAPEGKDATTIARTNYKEMYYSAAQQLAHHTTSGCPMNAGDLLGSGTISGETKESRGSLLELSWGGKEPLTLKTGEERSFIADGDTLTLKGAAKGDGYMIGFGDCVGKVLPALDDPYKR; from the coding sequence ATGCCCCTTTTGAAATCCTGGGTCGCCTCGGCCAATTCCGCCGACACACCCTTTCCGCTGAACAACCTGCCCTATGGCGTCTTCTCGGTTGGAGAAGAAGATCCCCGCTGCGGCGTCGCCATTGGTGACATGATCCTTGATATGCAAGCCGCCGAAGAGGCGGGCCTCATCGATCTGACCGACTACGCCCTGTTCGAGGTCCCCTTCTGGAACGACCTGATGGAAGAAGGCCCCGCCGTCTGGGCCGCCCTGCGCGAACGTCTGATTGCGCTTCTGTCCGCAGGGTCCGCCGAACAGGCCAAGGTCGAGCCGCTTCTGGTGCCGATGAAGGACGCCGAGCTGCACATGCCGATGATGGTCAGCGAATACACCGATTTCTATGCGGGCAAGAACCACGCCTTCAACGTCGGCACCATGTTCCGCGGCCCGGAGAACGCGCTGCCGCCAAACTGGCTGCACATTCCGATCGGCTACAATGGCCGCGCGTCGTCCGTTGTTGTATCCGGCACCGATGTGCGCCGCCCCTGGGGCCAGCTGAAAGGGCCGAATGACGACGCCCCCCGCTGGGCACCCTGCGCGCGTTTCGACATCGAGCTGGAAATGGGCGCCATCGTCGGCACCCCTTCCGAAGGCCCGATCACCGTGGCCGAGGCCGATGCCAATATCTTTGGCTACGTTCTGCTCAATGACTGGTCCGCGCGTGATATCCAGGCCTGGGAATACCAGCCACTTGGCCCCTTCCAAGCCAAGGCGACCGCGACAACCATCAGCCCCTGGATCGTGACCAAGGCTGCGCTGGAGCCCTTCCGCTGCGATACGCCCGAGCGCGAGGTGGAGCTGCTGGACCACCTCAAGGACTGCGGGCCGATGCTTTATGACATCGATCTGGAGGTGACCATGGCGCCCGAAGGCAAGGACGCAACCACCATTGCGCGCACCAACTACAAAGAGATGTACTACTCCGCCGCGCAGCAGCTGGCCCATCACACCACCTCGGGCTGCCCGATGAATGCAGGGGATCTCTTGGGCTCCGGCACCATCTCGGGCGAGACCAAGGAAAGCCGCGGCTCGCTCTTGGAACTCAGCTGGGGCGGGAAGGAGCCGCTGACGCTGAAGACGGGCGAGGAACGTTCCTTCATCGCAGATGGCGACACGCTGACCCTGAAGGGTGCGGCCAAGGGCGATGGCTACATGATCGGCTTTGGCGATTGTGTGGGCAAGGTGCTGCCCGCGCTGGACGACCCTTACAAGCGCTAA